The genomic window GAGCCGATATAAACCTCTTGATTGTGCTGACACGCGGAGTTGAAGGTGATCTCTTCACTGATGTCGTGCCGTAGACGCTCAAATCCAGAGGAAATGTCGCCCGTAACGATGGTGCCTTCGGTGCCGACGATAACGAGGTGGCCCTGCTCAGTCCTGCAGGCATTCAGCAGCACCGCAGTGGTGACGGGCTCTGAGTGTGTCCAGTCAAGGCCGTCCCAGTGCGCAATCAGGCCATGGGAGCCGATGGCGTAGAGGTCAGTAAAGCCCGTTCCGCAGAGATCGTTCACGCTGCCGACGTGGAACTCTGCGAGCCGCTGGTTGAATCCTCCTTTCCCCCGGACATTGGTCATGTACGCGCGCCAATCCGCGTATCTCCGGCGAAGCTCTGCGTCGCGTTCCTGGGGGGCTGTAGGAAGTGCGGGAACATCGCCGAGCTCGAGCAGGTGGCTGGAGTAGTCGCGCCAGCACTCGAAGTCATCCAGGTCCGACTCGTCGTCGTCTTCCTTGCACAAGGCAGTCGCGAAATGGGTTGGAAGCTGCTGCCATCCGCCTTCGCCCCGATGATGGATCTGTCCTCCTGTGCCACCGCAGAACAGGTCGTCTCCCAGCAACCGCATGCAGGTAAGGCCTCCGCAGAAGTCGGTGCCTTCAGCCGAGACGTGCTCGATGGTGGCGCCAGCACGTGAATAGTCTTCCAGCTGTCCATAGAAATCCAGGGCGAGCACGCGACGAGGACGACCGCCTTCTTCGTCCGGGACAACCTGCGTGGACACGACTTGGAAGTCCTGCAGATCGTGGTGGAACCACTCTTCCTTCGCGGTGCGGCTGAAAATGAACATCCGGGAAGGCGGGCCGGGATCCGGATCGTAGTACTCGTGGCCTGGCCCAATTGCCGCGGCCAGATAGTAGATATCTGCGTCGACCGCGCAGCCCGCAATGAATTCCAGGGCGTTGGATTCGGGATCGCGCACGCCATTGCTCCTTGACGGTTGAACTGCGGATCTTCGGTCACTGCTTTGCGGCACGGAATGTCTCAGGGAAATGGGTCTATTCGAATCAGTGGTTTACTGTCGAACCGTGGCACTGGGTTCGGTCCATTTCCGACAGCTTGCGGGGCTGCCGGCCAGCGGCCGGCATTACCGGAGATGGCGTTCGGCCCGCCGGGCAGGGCCCGGCGCTACCGAGGGGTGGCGCGGTACAATGACCGGGTGCCAAGACATCGTTCCACTTCCTTCCCAGGCCCCGATCTGTTGAGCGTTGATCGGGAACACATGCGCCCGCTGGCCGAGCGCATGCGCCCGCGCACCCTCGACGAAATGGTCGGGCAGAAGCGCCTGCTGGCGCCGGACAGCGCGCTGCGCCGCGCGGTCGAATCCGGCCGCGTGCATTCGATGATCCTGTGGGGGCCGCCCGGTTGCGGCAAGACCACGCTGGCGCTGCTGCTGGCCGAGTATTCCGACGCCGAATTCCGCGCCATCTCCGCCGTGCTGTCCGGCCTGCCGGAAGTGCGCCAGGTGCTGGCCGAGGCGGCGCAGCGTTTCGCCGAAGGCCGGCGCACCGTGCTGTTCGTGGACGAGGTGCACCGCTTCAACAAGTCGCAGCAGGACGCCTTCCTGCCGCACATCGAGCGCGGCACCATCCTGTTCGTCGGTGCCACCACCGAGAACCCCTCGTTTGAATTGAACTCGGCATTGCTGTCGCGCTGCCGCGTGCATGTGCTGGAGGGCGTTTCACCGACCGACATCGTTGAAGCGCTGCAGCGCGCCCTGGGGGACCGCGAGCGTGGCCTCGGCGAGGCGGGCATCGACGTCGCCCCCGAGCTGCTGCTGGAGATCGCCACCGCCGCCGATGGCGACGTGCGGCGTGCGCTGACCCTGCTGGAGATCGCCGCCGAACTGGCGGGCGGGGAGGGCGGTCGCATCACCCCGCAGACGCTGACCCAGGTGCTGGCCGACCGCACCCGCCGCTTCGACAAGGGTGGCGAGCAGTTCTACGACCAGATCTCGGCGCTGCACAAATCCGTGCGCAGCTCCAACCCCGATGCCGCGCTGTACTGGCTGACCCGCATGCTCGATGGCGGCTGTGATCCGTCCTACCTGGCGCGCCGGCTGACCCGCATGGCCATCGAAGATATCGGCCTGGCCGACCCGCGCGCGCAGAGCATGGCGCTGGAGGCCTGGGACATCTACGAGCGGCTGGGCAGCCCGGAGGGCGAGCTCGCCTTTGCGCAGCTGGTGCTGTACCTGGCGAGCACCGCCAAGTCGAACGCCGGCTACGCAGCCTTCAACCAGGCCAAGGCCGATGTGCGCCAGAGCGGCACCGAAGAAGTGCCGCTGCACCTGCGCAATGCGCCGACCAAGCTGATGAAGGAGCTGGGCTATGGCGCCGAGTACCAGTACGACCACGACGCCGAGGGCGGCATCGCACTGGACCAGACCGGTTTCCCGGATGCGATGGGCGAGCGCGTGTACTACAACCCGGTGCCGCGCGGCCTGGAGATCAAGCTGAAGGAAAAGCTGGACCGGTTGCGCGCCGAGCGTGAAGCGGCGCGGGCCGCGAAAGGCCGCTGACTCTACAATCGGATCGTTCCCCGTTCGCGTTTGATCACGATCGGCACGCCCAGCGCTTTCTCCGCTTCACGCGCTGCGGTCTGGTAGCGCGAGAACTTCGCATCAGCCGCTGCACCTACCTCCAGCTGGCCGTTTACCGCGTCGACAGACATGCCATCCGGATCCGGGAACCACCGATCCAGCGTCCGGGCACCGAGGATGGTTCTGAGATCCTTGCTCGAATACAGGCTGCCTGAAACGAAGCTGACGGTAATGTCGCCGCGCGGCCACTGCATCGTGCGCGTCCTGTAACGGGCGTCGCCTTTCAGCAGCACGACAACCTGCAGCGGATCGCAGGAAACGCGGCGGCCTGCATAGGTTTCTGGAAACGCTACCCTCAGTCGCGCGGTGACCCCGGCCAGCTGGCGCTCCAGTGCCTGTTGGTCGGGGCAGGGGGTGATCTGCACGCCATCGAAGCCGATGCGGTCGCCGCGATCAGCAGTGCAGGCTGTCGCGCACAGGGTCATTGCGCACACAAGTGCAGCTGCGGCGTAGCGCCGTGGCGAGGCGGCGGGGCGAGGCGGCGTATGCATGGATGCAGTATGCCTGTCCCAGCGGCGCTGGGTGATTCGCTGGAATTGTCGTATGTCTGCCCATTTGGCACACTGCGCGCCTTCTTTTCCCAAGGACGTTCCTGCCATGGACCAGCTCATCCTGCCGTTGAAGCGTTACGCCCAGTTCGATGGTCGTGCCAACCGTCGCGAATACTGGATGTTCCAGCTGTTCATGCTGATCGTCTCGGTGGTGCTGATGGTGCCGATGATCACTGCGCTGGTGATGCAGTCCGATGGCCTGGGCATCGCATCGATCATCCTGTTTGTCCTGTTCTGGCTGGCCACCCTGCTGCCGGTCATCGCCGTCACCGTGCGCCGCCTGCACGACTGCAACCAGTCTGGCTGGCTGTACCTGCTGGCCTTCATCCCGTTTGGCGGCCTGGTGATCTTCGTGTTCACGCTGCTGCCGGGCACGCCGGAAGCAAACCAGTACGGCCCGGTGCCGCCGGAATTCGGCTGAGTCCCTGCGTGGCGTGGTCGCCGGGCATGGCCCGGCGCTACCACTGGCGCGCGGCCCCCTGGGTCGCGCGCGCGATACACAGTGTGACGTGTGATCGATGTGATAATCATTCGCGTTTAAGGTAGACTGCGGTCCCTTGATGAAGAGGCGGCAGCGCCCGCCGCATCCGTCACCCATGATGTTTTCCGCACGCTCCTTCGGCTGCCTGGCCGCCCTGATGATGGGGGTCCTGATGGCCACGCCCTACGCCCATGCGCAGCAGCGCAATCCGCTGCAGAAGATCGGCCATACCGTGCTCGACGAGCCGGCCGCCAGCTATCGCTTCGAAACCTTCGTGGTGGACAGTCCTGACCAGCAGCGGCGCTGGCGGGTGAATCTGGCGATTCCGGCCAAGGCGGGAAAGACCCCGGCGCCGGTGCTGTACGCGCTGGACGGCAATGCGGTGGCCATGGTGCTCGACCAGCCGCTGCTGGCCGAACTGGCCGCGCGCAAGGTGCCGCCGGTGCTGGTGCTGATCGGCTACGACAATGACCTGCGCATCGACTCGAAGGCGCGCACCCGTGACTACACCGCGTGGATCGATCGCGCCGACGACGAAAGCGGGGCGACCCAGGCGGCCGGTGGCGGCGCTGCGGCATTCCTGGACGTGATCGAGCGCCGCATCAAGCCCGAAGTCGAGCGCCGTGCGCGCATCGATACCCAGCAGCAGGCGCTGTGGGGGCATTCGCTGGGCGGGCTGTTCGTGCTCAACACGCTGTACACGCGGCCGGCCGCATTCCAGTCCTATCTCGCGGCCAGCCCGTCGCTGTGGTGGAGCCAGGGCGCAGCGCTGGGCGATCCGGAACTGCAGTTCGTGCAGAACGTGCACGGCCAGCCGGCGAAGCTCTGGCTGATGCTGGGCGGTGCCGAGCGTGTGGGTGATCGCGGCAAGCGTGATATGAGCAATCCGCGCGTGGTCGCGCACCTGCGCCGGATCGGCGCGGCCACCCCGGACGCGGCGATGCAGTTGTCCGAACGGCTGCGCAAGGTGCCGGGACTGAGTGTGCAGTACCGCGAATTCCCCGGCCTCGGTCACGGCCCGATGCTGCCGGCCTCGTTCCATGCCGCGCTGCATGAGCTGTACAACGTGGCCGACCGCAGCGCCGGCGACGGCGTGTCCACGGGCGGTGACAACACCGCTGACTGACGCTTTCGCGCGGCGGTGCCGCGCGCCCCCACTACCCAGGCAGTGCTGTCGACGCACAGCGGCCCAGGCAACCGATGAATCCCGCGCCGCGTGGCGCGGCCTACGTGTGCAAGGAGCCTTCCATGTCGTTCCGTCCGTCGTTCCGCCTCACTTCCCTGGCCGCTGGCCTGCTGCTGGCGGTGACCGCCACCGCCCAGCCGGTCTTCGACCAGCCGGTCAACGCCACCTTCAAGGGCCAGGTTGTCTCACGCGGTGAGAATGTGGTGCCCGGCAGCACCGCCGATGTCACCGGCCGCGGCTTCGTGCCGGGTCAGCAGGTCAGCCTGCTGCGTGGCGACACCGTGCTCAACAGCCAGCCGGTCGTGGTCGATGCCGATGGCAACTTCAAGACCCAGCTGGCAATCCCGGCCGACGCCGTGCCGGGCACCCACCCGGTGGTGGTGCGCGCCAGCCAGCCGGCGGCGGCGACGGTGCTGAAGCTGCGTGTTTCGCCGCAGCTGCCGCTGTCCGGGCAGGCCGGCTTCACCACCCAGTCCAACAAGCTGGTGCCCGGGCTGTACCAGTCGGCGTACAGCGCTGCCAGCAACGCCCTGTTCGTCACCTCGGCGGTGGGCCGCCCGCCGGTGACCCAGTCGCAGCTGCTGAAGCTGGACCCGAAGTCGCTGAAGGTGACCAAGGCGATCACCCCGGCGCAGGTGCCGGGCAGCACCAACGGCGCGGTGTACGCGGTCTACGGCGTCGGCGTGGATGACACCAATGGCAACGTCTGGGTCACCAATACCCGCCAGAACTCCATCGCGGTCTATCGCCAGAAGGATCTCTCGCTGGTCCACCAGTTCCCGGTCGATGCCGTGCCGCATGCGCGCGACGTGGTGGTCGATGGCACCCACGGCAAGGTGTTCGCGTCGGCCACGGGCGAGGACCACCTGTCGGTGTTCGATGCCAGGACCTTCAAGGAACTGCCGGCGGTCACGCTGGAATCCGGCGTGGATGACGGGAAGTTCACCCCGATGAGCCTGGTGCTGGACGAGAAGGGCGGCAAGCTGTTCACCGTCAGCATCGGCACTCCGGAAGCGGCGGTGATCGATGTGGCCAGCGGCAAGGTCGACAAGGTGATCGACCTGGGCAACTCGATCAGCGCCTCCGGCGTGGCCTTCGACGCGGCGCGCAACCGCCTGTACGTGGCCTCGCAGGGTACCGACAACCTGCTGATCGTCGACGTGGCCGCCGGCAAGGTGCTGCACGACGTGCCGGTCGGCGCCGGCGCGCTGAACGTCGCCTTCGACGATGCCTCCGGCCTGGCTTATGTGAGCAATCGCGGCGCCGGCACCGTCACCGTGGTCAACGGCGATGGCAAGGTGGTCGCCAACCTCGATGGCGGTACGCTGCCGAACCATGTCCGTGCCGATGGCAAGGGCAACGTGTTCGCGGTGAACAAGTCGCGCGGCGCCGAAGACCCGAAGGGTGACCGCATCACCCGCATCACCCCGAAGCAGTAAGTCACAGGGCAGGGCGGCGCAGGTGCCGCCCTGCCAGCAAGGAGAACGAGCATGAACATCGCGTCCCGTCTGCGCCTGTGTGCGCTTCCGCTGGCGGTTTCGCTGGCACTGGCTGCCTGCGGCGGCTCGCCGGCACCGTCCGATGCCGCCACGCCGGCGGGGGCGCCCGCCGCAACGGCAGCGGCCGACGCCGCGCTGCCGGCAGGCTGGCAGCGGGTCGCGGGTGCGGACGTGCCGTCCCTGCAGGACCAGAAGGCCTCCCTGCCGGCCAAGGTGCAGTCCGATGATGGCGCCGAAGTCGAGGTGGTCGACGCCAGCCGCATCATCGCCGGCGGCGACGATGTCATCGCCGTGCTTGAGGCCCTGGGCGCGGGCAAGCAGGTCTTTGCCGCGCCGACCAACACCACCACCCAGGCCGGCTTGGCGGCACCGCACCAGTTCCTGTTCAACCGCACCACCGGTGTCGAGGGCGTGCTGAGCCTGAAGGGCTCGCTGTTCCTGGGCAACAGCCTGCGCCGCCATACCGAGCTGGCGAAGAAGCTGCGGGAAGTGGGCGAGCCGGCGGTGGTGATCGACGATCTGCAGCCGGCCCCGGACAAGGTGCGCAAGATCGCCAGCGCGATCGGCCTGGCCGATGCCGGGCAGACACTGGCCACGCAGCTGCAGCGCCAGCTGGACGAGGCCGCCGCCATCGGCAAGACACTCAAGCACGCCCCGCGCATCATCCATGTTTCGGCCACCGGTGCAGGGGGCCTGCCCACCGTCGCCGGTGCCGACAGCGCCTCGGCGCAGCTGATGGCGCTGGCCGGTGGCGTCAACATCGGCACCGAGGCGGGGGTGAAGAACTACTCGCAGCTGAGCAATGAAGGCGTGGTGGCTGCGGCCCCGGAAGTGATCCTGGTTACCGAGCATGACCTGCAGCAGTTCGGTGGCGCCGAAGGGCTGTGGAAGGCGTATCCCACCCTGAAGCAGACCCCGGCCGGTGCGGCCAACCGGGTCTGGGTGATGCCGGACGTGCAGCTGAAATACACCAGCATCGGCTCCGGTGCCGGTGCCCTGGCCCTGGCCAAGGCCTTGGCAGCGCTGCCGCCGGCATGAGTCCTGCCGATCGCCGCCGCCGTCGTGGGCGGACGATGCTGCTGGTCGCCCTGGTTGCCCTGCTGGGCGCGGTGCTGGCCTCGTTTGCGGTGGGGCCGTTGCGCTTGCCGCCGCTGGAGGTGCTGCAGGCACTCGGAGTGAAGCTGGGCCTGCTGGACGCACAGGCGGTCAGCAGCCGCGACCTGGCCGTGGTGTGGCAGCTGCGCATTCCGCGCGCCCTGCTGGGGGCCATGGTGGGGGCAGCGCTGGCCATGGCCGGTGCCAGCCTGCAGGGGCTGTTCGGCAATCCGCTGGCCGACCCCGGCATCGTTGGCGTCAGCCAGGGCGCGGCGTTGGGCGCGGTGGCGGCCATCGTGCTCGGCGCCGCCGGCGCCGCCGGCTGGCTGGTGCCGGTCGCGGCATTCGGCGGCGGTGCCGCAGCCATTGGCCTGACCTACGCGCTGGCGCGGCCGGGCAAGGGCAGCGGCAATGCAACGCTGCTGCTGGTCGGCATCGCAATGGCCGCGTTCTGCTCGGCGCTGATCGGGTTCCTGACCTACATCGCCAACGAGAGCGAGCTGCAATCGCTGGTGTTCTGGCAGATGGGATCCCTGGCGCGCGCGAACTGGGCCGATGTGGTCGCCGTGGTGCCACTGTTCGCGGTCGGCGCCATCGCACTGCAGCGGCTGGCCACGCCGCTGGACATGCTGGCGCTGGGGGAGCGCCAGGCACAGCATCTCGGGCTCGACGTCGCGCGCACGCGGCGCCGGCTGGTCGCCTTCAGTGCGCTGCTGGTCGGTGCGGCGGTGGCGTTCGCCGGCTCGATCAGCTTCGTGGGCTTGGTGGTGCCGCACGTCGCGCGCCTGCTGGTCGGCCCGGGCCATCGCTGGCTGCTGCCGCTCTCCGGCCTGCTTGGCGCGGTGCTGATCGTGGTGGCCGATACCGCTGCGCGCACGCTTGATCCACCGGCAGAGATTCCGCTGGGCCTGTTCTCGGCGGCGCTGGGTGCGCCGTTCTTCCTGTGGCTGGTGCTGCAGCAGCGCCGCAAGGCGGTCACATGAGCGATTTCCTGCAGTTGCGCGAGGTGGTGGTGCGCCGCCAGCAGCGCGAGATCCTGCACGGCATCAGCCTGGCCTTCGCACCGGGCACGGTGACCGCGCTGGTCGGGCCCAATGGTGCCGGCAAGTCGACCCTGCTGGGGGTGGCGGCTGGTGACCTGCATGCCGACAGTGGCGACGTGCAGCTGCATGGACGTCCGCTGCGCGGCTACAAGTCCGGGCCGCTGGCGCGCGAACGTGCGGTGATGCCGCAGGAGCACGGCGTGCGCTTTGCCTTCAGCGTGGAGGAAGTGGTGGCGATGGGGCGCCTGCCGCATCCGCCCGATCCGGTCGTGGATGATGCGCAGGTGGAACGCGCGATCGATGCGGCCGAACTGCAGGCGCTGCGCCTGCGTGAGGTGCAGCAGCTGTCCGGTGGCGAATCGGCGCGCACCACGTTCGCCCGCGTGCTGGCGCAGGACACGCCGTTGATCCTGCTGGACGAGCCCACCGCGGCGCTGGACCTGCGCCATCAGGAGCGTACGCTGCGCAGCGTGCGCGCCTGCGCCGAAGCGGGCGCCTGCGTGATCGTGGTGCTGCACGACCTGAACCTGGCCGCCGGCTATGCCGATCGCATCGTGCTGCTGGAGCAGGGCAGGGTAGCCGCCGACGGTACGCCGGCGCAGGTGCTGACCGAAGACAACCTGCAGCGGGTGTACCAGCAGGATGTGGTGGTGCTGCAGCATCCGCGTCGGGGCGTGCCGCTGGTGGTGGTGACCTGAGGGTGTCGCATGCCAGACGCCCTCGTGTCAGGAATCAAGCAGAGCAGAACCGGGATCTGATCCAGAACCCAGGCAAGTGCTCCTGACCCGTTGGCGTTGACCGTGACCTGATCCGGTAAAGCGTCATGGTGCGTCGCGACGTATTATTGGCGGTTCGTTTTTCTCAAAGGACTGATCCCCATGAAGCATCGTTTCCCCCGCACCGCACTGCTGGTTTCGCTGGTTGCGACGGCGTGTACCGCCCATGCCGCCTCGACCCGCACCGTATCGATCGAGAAAACGGCCGACCAGGCCACGTCGATCGAAACGCGGCATGCCAACGGCGCAGGCGCCAAGCCTGATCTGTTCACCACGCACTACTTCACCGGTGGGGCGATGATGATGGCCTGGGGTGACCAGCGCGTGCTGCTGTTGTGCAAGAAGTCGGCGTACCTGAACCTGCCGGGCATGAAGCCTGCGGCCAGCGAGTTGCCGCTTGAGAAGCGCCAGTTGGTCGGCTACGAGGCCATGATGGCCGGTTATGGCGGCATCGCTGGCATTGCCGGGCTGGCGGATGGTTCGGTCGAAGTGGCCGATGATGGTAGCGAAGTGCGTCGCCGTGCCGAGCGTCCGTGGGCCTACGGCACTGAACGCTACGATGTGATCAGCCAGCGCATGCCGGGTGGCGCGCTGCGCGTACGCGTCCTGAAGACCGAAACGGTGAACACTGCGAAGCCGTCGAAGCCGGGCGCCACCTTCAGCAGCGATGAGGATCAGGCCGCGCGCCTGGCCGAGCTGGGCGCGGTGGGCAGCTGGACCGAGATCACGATGTACGACTCGCCCAAGCGCGGCGCAGTTGATCCGGCCTTCTCGCTGAAGGACTGGGTGTCGGTAACCGGTGATCATGCCGCCACGGTGGGTGAAGCCCGCCGGATCAACGGCTGCGAGTGATTGCCTCGGCAAGCCTTATCGTTCCATCCATGCGCGCAATATTCACTTGCGCGCCCGAATGGAAGGTCTAGAATGCGCCCCATGAACCGGATGCCGCTCCTGAAGTTTTTCACCCTGACCCGCGCAAGCGCGGAACGGGCGTGCCTGCCTGGAGTGCCACGGGGCCGTTGATCCGGCCGTCGATGGACCATCCACAGAGCGCCCTCCGGGGCGCTCTTTTCGTTTCCGACATTCCCATTTCCACAACCCGCTGTACCGCAAGGAGAACGTGCCATGCACCAGATCGCCGAGACCGAACGCTAGCCGCGCACCCTGCCGCCAACCGGGGTGTGCGGCCCCTGGAGTTGGCTTTGCAGGAACCTTTCTCATGAACACCCAAGTCCTTTCCCGCCGTCGCAACCTTGGCATCATTGCCCACATCGACGCCGGCAAGACCACGCTGACCGAACGCCTGCTGTGGAAAAGCGGAGAGATCCATCGCGTCGGCGAAGTCCACGATGGCAATGCCACCACCGATTTCTCGGCGATCGAGCGCGAGCGTGGCATCACCATCGGCGCGGCCGCCGTGCAGGCGCAGTGGGCGCCGCGCGAGCTGCCGCCGCATCGGCTGACCCTGATCGACACCCCCGGCCACATCGACTTCGCCATTGAAGTCGAGCGTTCGCTGCGCGTGCTCGACGGTGCCGTGGCCGTGTTCTCGGCCGTGGATGGCGTGCAGCCGCAGTCGGAAACCGTGTGGCGCCAGGCGCGCCGCCATCGCGTGCCGCTCATCGCCTTCGTCAACAAGATGGATCGCATCGGCGCCTCCTTCGAGCGCGTGCTGGAGCAGTTGCAGGACAAGCTGCAGGCGCGGCCGTGGGCGTTGGGTGTGCCCTTGGGCAACGAAAGCGACTTCCACGGTTGGGTCGATCTGGTCGACGAACGCGTGCTGCACTGGCAGGACGGCGGCGCGGCCACCGTCACGGCCTGGGGCGACGCCGAGCGTGCGCAGTGGCAGCCACAACGCCAGGCGCTGATCGAAGCGGTGGCCGACCATGACGACGTGCTGGCCACGGCATGGCTGGAAGCGGCCGTGATCGATGCGGCCATGCTGCGCGCGGCGATCCGTCGGGCCACGCTGGCCGGCGCCGGCGTGCCGGTGCTGGCGGGTGCGGCCTTCAAGGACAAGGGCATCGAAACGCTGCTGGATGCGGTGGTCGATTACCTGCCGTCGCCACTGGATCGTCCTGCCGTGACCGCCGAAGGCGAGAGCGGCGAGGTGGTGTTGCCGCCGGATCCGGAGGGTCCGCTGGCCGGCCTGCTGTTCAAGATCACCCACCAGCAGCACGGCGCGCTCAGCTTCGTGCGGCTGTACTCGGGCACCTTGAAGGTCGGCGACGCCGTTGCCAGTTCGCAGCACCCGCAAGGGCGCCGCGTCAGCCGGCTGGTGCGCGTGCAGGCCGACCAGACGCATGACATCGAGCAGGCCGTGGCCGGTGACATCGTCGCCGTGCTGGGCTGGAAGGATGCGGTGAGCGGTGAAACGCTGAGTGGGCGAGGGCAGCCGTTGCGCCTGGAGAGCATCCAGGCCCAGGCCCCCGTGCTGGCGTGGCGGTTGGAGCCGGCACGTGCCGCCGACCTGATCCGCATGGCGCAGGGCCTGGCCAGCCTGGCCCAGGAAGACCCGTCGTTCAAGGTGGAAACCGAGCGCGACAGTGGTGAAACCCTGGTCTGGGGCATGGGCGAGCTGCACCTGGAGGTGATGGTCGAGCGCCTGCGCAGCGAATGGAAGGTCGATGTCGGCGTGGGTGCACCACGCGTGGCCTACCAGGAAACACCGCTGCGCGCGGTATCCGGTGCTGTTGGCCGGGTATCCAAGCAGAACGGTGGCCAGGGCCAGTTCGCCCACGTGGTGCTGGACGTGGTGCCGCGCGAAGACGACCAGGTCGTGTTCAACGACCGCATCGTCGGTGGCGTGGTACCGCGCGGCTTCATCGCCGCGGTCGAGAAGGGTGTCCGTGCGGCGCTGACGTCCGGCCCGCAGGGGCATCCGGTGGTCGGTATCGAGGTCAGCCTGGTCGATGGGGAAACCCATGCCAAGGATTCCTCGGACATGGCCTTCCATCGCGCCGGAGGCGAGGCGATCAAGGCGGCACTCGCGGCAGGCGGTACGCAGCTGCTGGAGCCGGTGATGGCGGTGACGGTGCATTCGCCGTCGGCCTCGGTGGGCGACGTGGTGGGCGACCTCAACCGCCGCCACGGCCGCATCGCGCGCATCGACGACCAGGAGGGTCGCGCCGAAGTCAGCGGATTCGCGCCGCTGGCGCAGCTGGTCGGTTACACCACCTCGCTGCGCTCGCTGAGCCAGGGAAGGGCCAGCAGCGAGGCGCACCTGCACGGCTATGAGCCGGTGCGCGTGGCGTAGTGGAACATGTGCAGGGAGCCCGTTCGCGGGCTCCCTTTTTTGTGGGCGCGTCGTGTTGCACTGCATTGCAACAAAACTGCAGAAAAAGCTGGATTAAAGTGATGCCTCACGATAAATTGCGCACCCCCTGTTGCCGCTGCCCGCACCTGCCATGCGTGATGACAATGATCCCGGAACCCTGGAGCTGACCCTGCCGCGCAAGCGCGGGCGCCCGCCCAAGTTCGGGTACGCGATGAGCGATGCGCAGCGGGCCGCGCGCTACCGGGCGCGGCGGGCAGGGCAGGCCAACCATGCCGACGTGCGGCATTGCAGCGACATGGTGCTGCTGGACAAGATCCGTGCGGCAGTGAGCGCGCGCGACACCGAACTGGCCGGCTTCCTGGTCCACGTACTGTGGCAGCGTTACCCGTTGCAGCTGAAATAAGTCGGCGCCGGGGTGGCTGTTGTCACCCACCTTGTTGATAATGCGGGATTCAGGTTGTTCCCGCTGGCGCGCCCGGGATGGCAGGCGCGCATGATCGATATGGTTTTCACGATGACCACCACCAGCGACACCACCACCGAAACCGCGCCGAGCAACGCGCCCCTGTTCTACACCCGTCCGGTGCCGCTGCAGGCCGATGTGCATGCCGACCTGCGCATCCTGCCGGGCAAGCTCGAGTTCGCTGCCGGCAGCAACTCCATTCCGCTGGTGCTCGGCGAGTTCTCGCTGGCCCTGCACCACTTCCCGATCCTGTTCGCCGGCCCGAGCGCGGTGCCGATGGCGGCGGTGGGCGTGACCACCGACAATCTGTTCATCACCGATGGCCTGTGGGACGACGAGACCTACATCCCGGCCTACCTGCGCCGCCATCCGTTCATCTTCATCGATACCGGCGCGGACAATGACTTCCTGCTCGGCATCGACGAAGACAGCCCGCGCATCGTCCGCGGTGGCGAAGAAGGCCAGCCGCTGTTCGTTGATGGCAAGGCGACCGAGATGGTGCAGCAGGCGCTGGAATTCTGCGGCCAGTTCACCCGCGAGCACGAGCAGACCCAGGCCTTCTCCAAGGCGCTGGTCGAAAAGGGCCTGCTGGTCGAGCGCAACGCCACCGTGCGCCTGCCCGATGGCCGTGAGTTCAACCTCAACGGCTTCTTCGTGGTGGACGTCGAGAAGCTGATCGCGCTGCCGGACGCCACCGT from Stenotrophomonas sp. 704A1 includes these protein-coding regions:
- a CDS encoding heme ABC transporter ATP-binding protein — protein: MSDFLQLREVVVRRQQREILHGISLAFAPGTVTALVGPNGAGKSTLLGVAAGDLHADSGDVQLHGRPLRGYKSGPLARERAVMPQEHGVRFAFSVEEVVAMGRLPHPPDPVVDDAQVERAIDAAELQALRLREVQQLSGGESARTTFARVLAQDTPLILLDEPTAALDLRHQERTLRSVRACAEAGACVIVVLHDLNLAAGYADRIVLLEQGRVAADGTPAQVLTEDNLQRVYQQDVVVLQHPRRGVPLVVVT
- the fusA gene encoding elongation factor G; the encoded protein is MNTQVLSRRRNLGIIAHIDAGKTTLTERLLWKSGEIHRVGEVHDGNATTDFSAIERERGITIGAAAVQAQWAPRELPPHRLTLIDTPGHIDFAIEVERSLRVLDGAVAVFSAVDGVQPQSETVWRQARRHRVPLIAFVNKMDRIGASFERVLEQLQDKLQARPWALGVPLGNESDFHGWVDLVDERVLHWQDGGAATVTAWGDAERAQWQPQRQALIEAVADHDDVLATAWLEAAVIDAAMLRAAIRRATLAGAGVPVLAGAAFKDKGIETLLDAVVDYLPSPLDRPAVTAEGESGEVVLPPDPEGPLAGLLFKITHQQHGALSFVRLYSGTLKVGDAVASSQHPQGRRVSRLVRVQADQTHDIEQAVAGDIVAVLGWKDAVSGETLSGRGQPLRLESIQAQAPVLAWRLEPARAADLIRMAQGLASLAQEDPSFKVETERDSGETLVWGMGELHLEVMVERLRSEWKVDVGVGAPRVAYQETPLRAVSGAVGRVSKQNGGQGQFAHVVLDVVPREDDQVVFNDRIVGGVVPRGFIAAVEKGVRAALTSGPQGHPVVGIEVSLVDGETHAKDSSDMAFHRAGGEAIKAALAAGGTQLLEPVMAVTVHSPSASVGDVVGDLNRRHGRIARIDDQEGRAEVSGFAPLAQLVGYTTSLRSLSQGRASSEAHLHGYEPVRVA
- a CDS encoding SapC family protein; the protein is MTTTSDTTTETAPSNAPLFYTRPVPLQADVHADLRILPGKLEFAAGSNSIPLVLGEFSLALHHFPILFAGPSAVPMAAVGVTTDNLFITDGLWDDETYIPAYLRRHPFIFIDTGADNDFLLGIDEDSPRIVRGGEEGQPLFVDGKATEMVQQALEFCGQFTREHEQTQAFSKALVEKGLLVERNATVRLPDGREFNLNGFFVVDVEKLIALPDATVVEWHRNGWLALIHQHLMSLGRFNDLTRRQAGRNAA